TGTCTCCCTGACCTCTGTTGTGCTCACTTGGACAGGAAGACAGGTGTGTCGACCTTACAGAGCACACAGTCCTCCACAGGGACCCCCTAAAAAGGTGATGTTCATAACGCATCAACAAtttgagtgttttttaaattccatAAGGTACAATTCAAACCCACACTCTCAGGTCTGCTGCTGCCAACCTCCTCTTACCTCCACCAGGACTGACTACCACACCTAGGGGGACAGGGCTTTCTCCATTGCTGATCCCACTTTCTGGACCTCACTGACATGAGAGACTCCCCCTCACTTTCCACCTTCAAGAAATCCCTCAAAACACGGCTCTTGAAACTGCCGACAAACTCTAACAACTGtgttcttctccctctctgcattgTTTCCCTTCTTATggattatttcatttttgttttttctgttttgttgctgttctctgtaaagctttataaatccagtgtattattattattaaatcatAGACTGAGTAAGTgaatgacatgacagctcctcaaaaatgaaaccatctaaattgccccctggtggctggctgcagtataggtcaagAATCCTGCCTGTCCTTATAGAGAAGTAGATGGAACATCGGCCAAACTAAAAATCAAAATACGAATtatcaaattgtttttttcccctttatacCAGTGAGATaactactgtgcagactctggctccaaatgatgtcagcagcacaaaatggcAGCTCCcgtatctgggatattttgaTTTCATTTCTGTACAGTGGCAGGACATGAAGACACTTCgaccatctttatatacagtcatttgTACAAAGTGGTGCATAAAACTTCACCAGAAATACAATGCGTGTCAATGTCTGACACTCAAAATATCAACAAGCACAAAACTTTATTTGAAatcatttttactgtttttcttttttacaagcACAGCTTCAGATCAAACAGGTTCATAAAAACACTAaccaatgtttttatatttacaacTCAAATTTTAAtacagaaagtaaaaaaaaatatatacagacATAATGTCACACATcgccagtcttttttttttcctcaaaatttTCAACATTAAGGGGAGCAAGTCATTACTGAGAAACATGCAGCTGGTAATCCAGCTGACAACTTCAGTCTGAACTTTCTGCCAGGATCCTGGTGAAGTACACAACTGCAGGCTGAGCATTGATATTCTGGATGCTGTAGGCGTGTCCTGTGTGAACAGAGCAGTGACATCATTACAACagtgacaaagacaaacagaacactttacatttttacaggTATACATCTTAAATCTGGACATTTACCACTAAAAGGTCACACAAGGACACCTTGACATTACTAAGAAGCAGTTCACTAAGATGCAATTCAAGTTTTTAATTCTGTCTTAATACACTTAAAAATCAAAATGCATCTCTTGTTTCTGCTCCCATTTATCACAGGTTTAAGGTTTTTTATGCACTAAATTGATATATTTCTTACatcaccagagctgttgccggtgaactgaatgttcatttcatgaCCACAAGCCGTCTCCTGTGCTGCTTCTGTGAAGTTGGCAGTACATCCACCCGGCCTTTCAGCCGCACAAGTTGCTGGTGAtgatgagcatgcagatgagcttccctgagacggtttctgacagtttgtacAGAAATTCTTTGGGAGTGCAAACCATTTGTTGCATCAACTGTTCAGGTGGCCAGTCTCAGAGGATCTTACAGGTGAAGACACTGAATGTGGActtcctgagctggtgtggtttCATGTGGTCTGTTGTTGTGAGGCTGACAAATTCTCAGAATTAACAATGGAGACGGCGTATGGtcgtgaaatgaacattcagctcacaggcaacagctctgatGGACagtcctgcagtcagcatgccaatggttTGCTCCCTAAGAACTTGAGACGTCTGTAACTTCCttttgtgtgatcaaactgcacatttaagagtcagcttttattgtgaccatcccaaagAGCACATGTGTAGTAACGATGTTCTTTAATCAGCCTCTTGATATGCTGTACCTGTCATGTAGATGGATTATCTTCACTCACTAACAGATTTTTACACATTTGTGACCAAATACGAGAGAAATATATCTGTTGAGAGCATAAAAAGTCTCAGATCTTTaccttaaacctgtgaaaaataggCGCAAAACCTGaagtgttgcttttaaatttttgttcagtatatatgtaataatattacattcTTACCACATGGCACCATAAAGGATTGTCCAGGGTGGAAGCGGGACTCCTTGCTGTCGATGACTACATTCACAGAGCTTGTTAATAATtcaaaaacctttaaaaacacaacaatgaaaGAAATAATTAGTACTTAAACACTTTCAAGATCTTATGTACAACAGGACAGAAAGGGAGACAATGAGATGACATGAAACTAACACAGAAGTAGAGCATAATCACAAGTGTATGAGAAGTGTACTGACTGTCGTGGCGCTGTGATCCACCCACAGAGGCTTCTTCATGTAGGAGCCCAGCAGGATTTTTCCGTTACAGATTGAGCCACAGTTCAGGTCCACCAGGAAGCCAATAGCTCTGCCTTGATGGAAATACCAATCAAACTGGTCTGGAGTGATCTCAGCGCCTCCTGTAATGATattaaacagtaaaaatgaTCAATGACACGTCTGGTCAATAATTACTTCTGTTTTATACTGTTTCATAAGAATATTTTGATAATAACAGAGATAAAGTTtcgatttaaaaaaagatatgaaAGATAAGATATGAAACACTGTTGTGGGAAAATGAGTcatacaaatacatattttgatGCAATTAGAAATGACTGTTATGAAGATCATTTTGTGTATTAGCTCATAcatcaaaggaatacttcacccacaaaatgaccgcTTGAAAATCAGTTCGTCATGCTGTGTTACTTTGAACCCATGAAGAAAACATtattctcgcatgcctccatggaaaaaagcaaacacatttatttactgATTTAATGGAgaccacatttaacagcagcaaatctATATGAAAACACTAATTTACAAACTGCCCACACAACTCttgcagtataattcaagtcACATTTATTCAGTCGTgtgttcagtacttcccaaacacatggaTTTGAAACTTCAGGGCCAGATTCAAATACCAAGGTTTTGGCGAAAACGTATGtgtttggattatactgcacgagatGTGCGAGTtttgtaaatgaatgttttgataGTTTTGATGTTGTTAAATGTGCTCTCAAATCAATCAGTGTGTCCACCGCTTTCCATGAAGGCATGCGAGTACAACTGGAGCTGCGTTCAGAATCACATACTTTCtctttttactttcagtatgtactgcagctgcccttacaaagtatgtactgttgcatgcagcaTGCACAAATTCGGGACATCCTACTACCTCATAACATTgcaccctgacctttgaccctcttgctcataCATCTGTTACCTTGGAAGTAAAACAAAATACCATTCACCAGGCTTGCCAGAAACGGGAGTCAACCCAAaatgctctgctgctgttactttgCAGTGTGTGTAGTTCTCTGTCCGCTATTTTCAGTTGTATCTTTTTGTTGCAATcttaatgattattttgttcacttaaaaaATTATATTCCTTTATTACTATGCCTCTGGTCATCAGTGTCTTGAATGCGCTGTCATCCGTCATTGCggcttctgacagctgtcaaagAGGTGTCAAGCTGTCATGTGTTTGTAGCTCAGCTCATGTGAGGTATCGTGGATccgaggattgtgggtcagcaTAGTCAGAATAGCATGCTGGTTTGCAGAATGTAGAATGCAACTGACTGCAGTAacggtaaatggactgcatttgtatagcgcctttctagcctcccgaccactcaaagtgcttttacacttcATCACATTCACCCAGTCACACAtgggtggctgaggctaccatacatgaagccacctgctactcagtcaCCATTCTCACGCTGATGAAATAGCCAtcaggttcagtatcttgcccaaggacactctGATATGTGGACGACCCATTCTgtctcctgagccacagccgcccccagtggaatggtttttttttggcatactgcattttacATACTATGTATCAAGACACACTGGATCGCTTTCTGACATACTTAATGGTATGACAGAAAGTTTTAACATGGCATGACTAGTTGATTTAtgaatggtcattttgtgagtgTAGTGTTCCTGGGTTGTTTGATCTCACTTccaaatttaatttcattttaattaccaAAACTACTGGGCTGCAAAGAGTTCTTCCTTCACACAGAATGTAAGGGGAATCTAAGTAACACTGTCATAACACgcaacacactgtaaataacAATGTAAACAGGTCTGAAACTTTTTCTTGGAGTAACTTAAAACATGCTCAGCTCCATAACAGATGCAAGTAAACAACACTAGGCACATCTGGGCTTGCCGAGTGACACTTTTGTGACTTGTTCTTCCTTTAAAGAAAGAATAGCCCACATTCACACAGCCTGATCCCTCAAAtaccattttcatttttacttttctctCTATAGTCATTGAAAATACAGGGACTATATTCTCTTACTGTCAACAGGCCAGAGACTCTGAAACCACTCTGCCAGGTTGGCCTTATCCTTGGGCTGTAACACCAGCGGTTTTAGGGGAGGAGCACACAGATCTGATatggagagagcagcagagactcTGGGTAGCGGCGGACCTGAAACAAAGGGATGGCTTGGTGATCAATTAGAAAATTCAAAGTTTTCACAATTTAGTATACACACAATCAAGGACTGAATATTTGTCGTTCATAGTCATATTTAATCCGTAAAATCTGCGGTGAAGTTGCTGTAATTGGACAAAACTGCAAGGTCGCACAGAGTTCAcagggattggctgaatttgtgtTAACATTTGCACAACAACCTGGAGGGATTGTTAAGCTACAGGAGCATATTTATAGTAAATCAATGATTATTATTCATTCCTTATTCATAATAATTGAGGTTTTTCATCATAAACTTGGCAAAACAAGGAGTGGTGTTTTAGATTTGTATACTTTATCTGTACACTTAAAATAAAGGGGTAAGTGAGGCAAATATATAAATCTATATATAATGTTTAAAAACATACTcaagtcatcatcatcctcttcctcaTACTGTTGCAGCTCAATCATGGAGGACGGCCCACTTCTGAAGAGTTTTAACCTGCCAAATAATAAttgaagataaataaataataataatgaaaacaatttatAAAGGGAGGTGTTAAGAGTTTCAACATTTAAGCTGTTTCTTACCTGTCCTCTGACTGTCTGTCCTGTGGGGCCTCATGATTTACAGGGCTGTTGTGCTCACCAGCATCCATACTGAGAATATCTCTGTCAGACTTATTGAATGTTGCACAGTCAGTCACAGTGACGTCCTTGGCAGGATATGCACTGGCTTTATGTCTTTTATTCTTCTGAactgtctctctgctgctgatcACAGTCGGGGTCTCCACAGCTGAGGTGAAAATGTCTTTAACCATGGCCAGAGAGCGTTTGACAGTCGTCGGTTTCAGAGGAGGCACCGGAGTTCCCCCTGGTGGTTTTGACGAGACTGCCATGTTGCCGTTTTTGGGAGTCCCAAGTCGAGGAGACCTGCTCTGTTTGGActgcttttttctttccttacGAGGTTTGGGCTCCTGCTGCGAGGAGATGTCCTCGGACACATCATTGACAGCCCACCAGTTCCCGGGAGGTTTCCTCCTCCGCCTGTTTGATTCAGCTGCCCTGACCTGCTCCCTAGGCCTTCTGGAAGAGACAGGCGCTGGTGTGATGGACAGTTTTTCACTGGAGGCGTGATGGTATGCTCTCGGAAATACCTGCTCACCTGTAAAACATCACATATTAGTGAGTAACTTATCGCTTGGTTTTTAGGTTTACAAAACTCAAATACAGGTATTATTTGTACCTcgctaaaaacacaaaacagattttAGCCGTAACTCAAAGTGCTTGAACGAGTCGGAAATCGCTATCTAATATCAAgataaagcggtgaaaatattctaaatatagcctACTCTTAAAATGATATTGATTCTTTCCAGGTGGAACTTTTTacatggctaaaatatgttctgctgcccctgtccacagcattACTCCTGCCTGCTTGGGCAAAACTGGGACTGGCAAACTGGGAACGTGCCGACCACCATCAGCTGTAGGTAATACAGTGACTATTGATGAGAACCTCATAAAACGCCGCCTCCTCCACTGCTGAACTCACCCGAGTGGAAGCTGTGGTCTCTCCGTGTGaggaccaaaggactggactcCACATCCAGGCCCTGGTCCAGGATCTCCAGCTGCTCCCGCCCTTCACTCTGCTCAGCCTCAATCGTGTGAAACACTTTGTCCGGTTTGTCTCTTCTTGCAttcctgtttttcttctgtgtgGTTTTCTTTTCTCTAGCTTTATTTGTCTTTTGACTGGATGACGGCACAGGCTGTGTCTGATTTCCTTTCTTTAAAACTCTGTCCTTCTTCATCTTTACAGGTGAGGGGACTGCTGCGCTGGGCTCTTTGTTGTACGGCTTTGACTTCTTTGGTGTCGACTGGGTGTCTGTCACCTTTGTTTCCTCTGTGGTCTGATGGTTCAGCCACCACTCTCCAGGCcgcctccttttcctcctcccaGGAGTCCGACAGTCTTCGGGTGAACTCTCTTCAGACACAGCCGGTAGTTTGCTGTGTTTGTCCTTTCCACCTGCTACATCCTTTTCTGTTTGTGCTTCAGAGTTAATGTGTTCTTCGTCTGTGGGAAAAAAGATATAAATGTATAATGCTGTATAGATGTTCAAGGAGATGCTCAAAGTAACCTCTTTTTAGTTTCCAGCTTTAAAACAGTTGTTCTATTCCCAAATGTTGATGTAATCTATCAACACTTGGGATttacaacagcagcatttacatttAGAGACATTTACACTGACTGACCTGTAATTATAACTCACAGAAAGATTCAACGTCAAGACATAGGAGGCCCTTACCTGAAAGAGGACCCAGGTCTTCAGCATCTGCGTGCTCCTCCATGCTTTGACTTTGTTCCTTCCCAGCCTCTGCATACATTGTCTCCTTTACCGCATCAGATCCCTGCGTCACTTTTCTGGCCCCCTTTAATGACTTAGACCTGCTTGTCTTGGCATTTTCATTCCCATCTTTTACAGACTTGGATCTTTTAACATCCGAAGACTTCTGAGCTTTCTTTTCCCTTTTCAGAGTGGGTTTTTCTTCATCTGTTTTCCTGCTGGCTGTGTCTTTAGGCTGCTCCTCTTCCTTGTCTCTTTCTTTAGATGGTACCTTCTTCAGTCGTCtctttttgtttggtttctctTCTTCCCTCAAGTCACCCGCAGGAAGATCCTCCGGCCTGGGCAATTCCTCCTCATCACTTCCAGGCTCGGTCACCTCCTTGttcttctctttcctcttcaCCTTCTTTGTTTTCTGACTGACAGTCTGACTTCCCACTTTGCTGTTCGCCTGTTCAGATTCCTGCTGTGTCTGTGCAGTCTCCAGTGGGCTCTCCTTCGTGCCCCTGTCCGTCGAGCTGTCTCTGTCGGTGCTGGACGttttgctctgtctctgtttcttgcTGGTGGCAGTCTTACTTGGAATGGAAAACCAAAGAGGTCTGTCATCTTCCAGGATCAGGAAATCATCGTCTGGCTCAGGAAGAGGAGTGGGCACTTTCACTGGTGACACAGACTTCCTGGAACtacaaaaaagttaaataaatgattttatgtttgtatgttgAAGTAAACCAGCAGTTACTTTGTAAACACATTTTGgtattttcaatttttcaatAGGAAGACACCATAGTTACAAAATACATTAAGGTGTACTCTTATCACAACTCACCATACAGGTCTGGGCTGTGCAGAGTCCCTAAGCTTCTTAAGGAAAGCGGTCATGTCCTTTTCCACACGGTTGAGCTCCACTGACGGCTGCATGTTAACACGTTCTGAATCTTTTTTAGGAGCTGCGAGTTCAGGCTCCTGTCTCTCCACTGACACAGGTGGGTCAACATTTTCTCGCCTGGGagtaaacaaaagtaaaaataaatgtcattttacCCTAAaggtattaataataataatgtaatttccAGTTAGGTTACTGTTACACAACAATATATTATGTTTTAACTATGCATTTCTTACATTCTGCCACAGGTTACTTATACAATGCATGTGGCATGCGTACACAGTGTGAAAATAATACATCTAAACTACGCAGGATTTCcctaaaaaaacaatgcataaGCAAAGAATTTTCAAAGGAACCACTCTCAgccatcacttatgacccaatacaaatgtgtggtggtgtatttatatGCACAGACTCTGCCCTATGCCCGTATTTCCTTATTCAATTCTTATTTTGCTGAGTTTGAGAAGTTCCTGAGCACAGCACGTTAGTGAGATCAACTTTTCTATAAAAATAGCGACCGGGTCccagactgtaaacagcagATATCCAAAAAGAGGTAATGAAAACTGCTGATACAGCGTTGAAAAAGTGCAAATATAGTGAACACGCATGAATCTGGGACTGGCTTACATTTTTAGTTttaccacctctaccaccaggTAATAAATGCTGATATAAATATCGGCACCAGATATCCAGTATTGTGAGATCACCGGATCTAAAGTGAAAGCACAAAAATAACTGCAACTACACATTAAAAAGTCATCACTTCTTACcttggtgtttttcttttgccCTCCAAAACAGGTGTTCGAGGTTTCTTGGGTGTTTTTTCTTTGACTGGCTGactgtctttgctgctgctgcaaaaagtAGACATTCATCACATGCACCCAAGTAAAAAATCTAATAATGTAAACATCCAAATGAGTAATACAGGtatcagagaaaataaaggtcaaacatcaaaacacaattaGGAACCCTTCACACTTCTATCGCTATTTGTGTTCTGTATTGCAATCCATCAGGTGCTGACAGACTGTTTGTGTGCTTGCAGCCAGCTTATCATAACTTTGAGAATTAGAGAGGCTCTTACCACAATCCCTCCACCTTGTTTTTGCGACTTGACCTCTCAGGTTTGCTAAGAAAGACCTTACTTGGAGGAGACTCCAACTCAGGTCTAGAAGAAAGAAACATGCTGTCAGTTAACAAGTAAAAACATACTTGCTCCTGATGTAAGTGTCGACAATAGACTCCTACACTTCATACAAACATCTTATTTCCTTCatgaaatgtattattaattACTTACTCCTCTTCGACATGCCCGTTGCACTGGGGTTCCTGGATGGGTTGAGGCTCTGTATTTGCCTCTTCCTTTTCATCATCCTCACACGCAAAGAGAACTGGGGACACAACCCGGTGTTTTTCATTGTCCAGCTCTTCTACATGTTCCACCACCATATTGTCTTCAATAGGACTGGATGTCTTCATTGGCCCATGTGCTTCGAATGGGATGTccaaatctgcaaaaaaaaatgaagcatcCTTTAACAAGAAAAACTTTGCTGTAAAAAAGAGCAAAGGATGAGTGACCAAATATTTGCTGTGCGTGGATTTTAAAAGGCCAAGGCTGGAGTCTCTTACCGATGTCTAGTTTAGGACTGGGTGAGCTTGTTGCAGGATGCAGTGCCTCTCCCTCAGGATCCTAATGAATTATAAAATATACATTATAAAAGCACATCTATGGGGGATCAGATCTTGCCTGATGAAAGAAAGGTGCACAAAGCCCATATACAGCTGCTGAGTATAAACAAGCACATAACCAGAAAGTGGAAAACCTCTGTTTCACTAGCTGAGCTGCAGCATTCAGGCACAGTGTGGATATTTCATCCCACATCATGCCAATGTGTCTTGGAAATTTTGTGACTGCCTGACAGACAGtaaaatcaatgtaaaaacagaaaaaagaatgtTGTGTAACTACTGCACAACGTAGAGATATGTTGAGcatgtgacaaacaaaaaagattttaacGACTGGCTCATCAAGACTTTCCCATGTGAGGTCATAGCAGGGAACAGCTGCTTATCAGTAACAATAACACAACACTCAGCAAGCACCTCTGCATGTTAAAATCAACCATTGCCTGCTACATCCAACGAGACATCAAACTGCCTCTCAGATATTCAAGATATTTTGCCTGAACATTAccgtttgacattttggaagtTCTTCCTTTAAGTGTACTTCCTGTGGGACTGGCGAAGCTATTCTCTCACACTCCATATCAAAGGTCTGGAGCAGAGGACATGGGTGTGATAGGTCATCAATAATATGTGATGATGGATCTGAAAAGATAGTCAAGTATAGTTTAACAtgatgaaaatgcaaaacaaactgCAAAATAGTAAAATGAAGCAATTACACTCTCAACTCACCCAAGTCATCGAACATCTTATCGATCTCTTCCAATGTCTGCGGTGCTGTCCATTCTGGtggactgaaaacaaacatcaggttatacaaaatattttaaactccaaaaaaaatgttacagaaaaaaacaacacgtAACATATATATTATTTGTGACAGACAAACAGGCAAATATTGGCAAAATCTGGTGATGCCATAGGTATCATGACACAGCGGTTACAATTCAATACACTGCGATAGGCAATGAACTGGgattttatttaaatctaattttACGAAAACGGTCAATGTCAGCTCTCTTTTTGACTGCCTGTTTCATAGGCCTATGTTCTTTGTGTTTGCGCTAGTGATGTGTTGTATGGAAGAAGTCAAATGTCTGAAGATAAATTTCAACACTGAAGGATCTAGCAGTTGGGGgtttaaatgc
This is a stretch of genomic DNA from Epinephelus fuscoguttatus linkage group LG21, E.fuscoguttatus.final_Chr_v1. It encodes these proteins:
- the si:ch211-161h7.4 gene encoding protein piccolo isoform X2: METNYATLRRPKRKLCYLTNKESPPEWTAPQTLEEIDKMFDDLDPSSHIIDDLSHPCPLLQTFDMECERIASPVPQEVHLKEELPKCQTDPEGEALHPATSSPSPKLDIDLDIPFEAHGPMKTSSPIEDNMVVEHVEELDNEKHRVVSPVLFACEDDEKEEANTEPQPIQEPQCNGHVEEEPELESPPSKVFLSKPERSSRKNKVEGLCSKDSQPVKEKTPKKPRTPVLEGKRKTPRRENVDPPVSVERQEPELAAPKKDSERVNMQPSVELNRVEKDMTAFLKKLRDSAQPRPVCSRKSVSPVKVPTPLPEPDDDFLILEDDRPLWFSIPSKTATSKKQRQSKTSSTDRDSSTDRGTKESPLETAQTQQESEQANSKVGSQTVSQKTKKVKRKEKNKEVTEPGSDEEELPRPEDLPAGDLREEEKPNKKRRLKKVPSKERDKEEEQPKDTASRKTDEEKPTLKREKKAQKSSDVKRSKSVKDGNENAKTSRSKSLKGARKVTQGSDAVKETMYAEAGKEQSQSMEEHADAEDLGPLSDEEHINSEAQTEKDVAGGKDKHSKLPAVSEESSPEDCRTPGRRKRRRPGEWWLNHQTTEETKVTDTQSTPKKSKPYNKEPSAAVPSPVKMKKDRVLKKGNQTQPVPSSSQKTNKAREKKTTQKKNRNARRDKPDKVFHTIEAEQSEGREQLEILDQGLDVESSPLVLTRRDHSFHSGEQVFPRAYHHASSEKLSITPAPVSSRRPREQVRAAESNRRRRKPPGNWWAVNDVSEDISSQQEPKPRKERKKQSKQSRSPRLGTPKNGNMAVSSKPPGGTPVPPLKPTTVKRSLAMVKDIFTSAVETPTVISSRETVQKNKRHKASAYPAKDVTVTDCATFNKSDRDILSMDAGEHNSPVNHEAPQDRQSEDRLKLFRSGPSSMIELQQYEEEDDDDLSPPLPRVSAALSISDLCAPPLKPLVLQPKDKANLAEWFQSLWPVDRGAEITPDQFDWYFHQGRAIGFLVDLNCGSICNGKILLGSYMKKPLWVDHSATTVFELLTSSVNVVIDSKESRFHPGQSFMVPCGHAYSIQNINAQPAVVYFTRILAESSD
- the si:ch211-161h7.4 gene encoding neurofilament heavy polypeptide isoform X1; translation: METNYATLRRPKRKLCYLTNKESPPEWTAPQTLEEIDKMFDDLDPSSHIIDDLSHPCPLLQTFDMECERIASPVPQEVHLKEELPKCQTDPEGEALHPATSSPSPKLDIDLDIPFEAHGPMKTSSPIEDNMVVEHVEELDNEKHRVVSPVLFACEDDEKEEANTEPQPIQEPQCNGHVEEEPELESPPSKVFLSKPERSSRKNKVEGLCSSKDSQPVKEKTPKKPRTPVLEGKRKTPRRENVDPPVSVERQEPELAAPKKDSERVNMQPSVELNRVEKDMTAFLKKLRDSAQPRPVCSRKSVSPVKVPTPLPEPDDDFLILEDDRPLWFSIPSKTATSKKQRQSKTSSTDRDSSTDRGTKESPLETAQTQQESEQANSKVGSQTVSQKTKKVKRKEKNKEVTEPGSDEEELPRPEDLPAGDLREEEKPNKKRRLKKVPSKERDKEEEQPKDTASRKTDEEKPTLKREKKAQKSSDVKRSKSVKDGNENAKTSRSKSLKGARKVTQGSDAVKETMYAEAGKEQSQSMEEHADAEDLGPLSDEEHINSEAQTEKDVAGGKDKHSKLPAVSEESSPEDCRTPGRRKRRRPGEWWLNHQTTEETKVTDTQSTPKKSKPYNKEPSAAVPSPVKMKKDRVLKKGNQTQPVPSSSQKTNKAREKKTTQKKNRNARRDKPDKVFHTIEAEQSEGREQLEILDQGLDVESSPLVLTRRDHSFHSGEQVFPRAYHHASSEKLSITPAPVSSRRPREQVRAAESNRRRRKPPGNWWAVNDVSEDISSQQEPKPRKERKKQSKQSRSPRLGTPKNGNMAVSSKPPGGTPVPPLKPTTVKRSLAMVKDIFTSAVETPTVISSRETVQKNKRHKASAYPAKDVTVTDCATFNKSDRDILSMDAGEHNSPVNHEAPQDRQSEDRLKLFRSGPSSMIELQQYEEEDDDDLSPPLPRVSAALSISDLCAPPLKPLVLQPKDKANLAEWFQSLWPVDRGAEITPDQFDWYFHQGRAIGFLVDLNCGSICNGKILLGSYMKKPLWVDHSATTVFELLTSSVNVVIDSKESRFHPGQSFMVPCGHAYSIQNINAQPAVVYFTRILAESSD